The following are from one region of the Vitis riparia cultivar Riparia Gloire de Montpellier isolate 1030 chromosome 14, EGFV_Vit.rip_1.0, whole genome shotgun sequence genome:
- the LOC117931347 gene encoding membrane-anchored ubiquitin-fold protein 1-like, whose product MSGVQDQLEIKFRLTDGSDIGPKSFSAATSVATLKENVLAQWPKEKENGPKTVKDVKLISAGKILENNRTIGECRSPLCDIPGGVTTMHVVVQPPSSDKEKKVASQPKQSKCVCVIL is encoded by the exons ATGTCTGGAGTGCAAGATCAACTAGAGATCAAGTTCCGTTTGACCGATGGATCTGATATTGGTCCTAAAAGCTTTTCTGCCGCTACCAGTGTTGCAACCTTGAAGGAAAATGTCCTTGCTCAATGGCCTAAAG AGAAGGAGAATGGTCCAAAGACCGTGAAAGATGTCAAGTTAATAAGTGCAGGcaaaattttagagaataaCAGAACAATTGGAGAGTGCAGGAGCCCATTATGTGATATTCCTGGTGGAGTTACAACCATGCATGTTGTTGTTCAGCCACCTTCTTCAGATAAAG AAAAAAAAGTGGCGAGCCAACCAAAGCAGAGCAAATGTGTTTGTGTTATACTATGA
- the LOC117929975 gene encoding chaperone protein ClpB3, chloroplastic isoform X1, whose product MAATTSFSRVHLRFPTNCSNGPALSPHPRPSLNLSARRRSLKALNSLRLKQNDVFLSKRFAGSGKCPRSFVVRCDASGGRITQQDFTEMAWQAIVSSPEVAKENKHQIVETEHLMKALLEQKNGLARRIFSKAGVDNTRLLDATDKFIQRQPKVIGESAGSMLGRDLESLIQRAREYKKEYGDSFVSVEHLVLAFAQDQRFGKQLFKDFQISQKALKSAIEAIRGRQQVIDQDPEGKYEALEKYGKDLTAMAKAGKLDPVIGRDDEIRRCIQILSRRTKNNPVLIGEPGVGKTAISEGLAQRIVQGDVPQALMNRKLISLDMGALIAGAKFRGEFEDRLKAVLKEVTESDGQTILFIDEIHTVVGAGATNGAMDAGNLLKPMLGRGELRCIGATTLDEYRKYIEKDPALERRFQQVYVDQPTVEDTISILRGLRERYELHHGVRISDSALVEAAILSDRYISGRFLPDKAIDLVDEAAAKLKMEITSKPTALDEINRSVLKLEMERLSLTNDTDKASKDRLSRLEAELSLLKEKQAELSEQWEHEKSVMTRLQSIKEEIDRVNLEIQQAEREYDLNRAAELKYGSLNSLQRQLENAEKELDEYMKSGKSMLREEVTGNDIAEIVSKWTGIPVSKLQQSEREKLLHLEEELHKRVVGQDPAVRSVAEAIQRSRAGLSDPHRPIASFMFMGPTGVGKTELAKALASYMFNTEEALVRIDMSEYMEKHAVSRLIGAPPGYVGYEEGGQLTETVRRRPYAVILFDEIEKAHSDVFNVFLQILDDGRVTDSQGRTVSFTNTVLIMTSNVGSQYILNMDNETLPKETAYETIKQRVMDAARSIFRPEFMNRVDEYIVFQPLDRDQISSIVKLQLERVQLRIADRKMKLQVTETAIQLLGSLGYDPNYGARPVKRVIQQNVENELAKGILRGEFKDEDTVLIDTEVTAFSNGQLPQQKLILRKLESDSDTPAAEGQEAFSQTI is encoded by the exons ATGGCCGCAACGACGTCGTTTTCCCGTGTTCACCTTCGTTTTCCCACCAACTGCTCCAACGGACCCGCTCTTTCTCCTCACCCCCGCCCCTCTCTCAACTTGTCTGCAAGGCGTAGGTCTTTGAAAGCCCTAAATTCGTTGAGGTTGAAGCAAAACGATGTCTTTCTTTCCAAACGGTTTGCTGGGTCGGGTAAGTGTCCCAGGTCTTTTGTTGTTCGATGCGATGCTTCCGGTGGAAGG ATCACTCAACAAGATTTCACAGAGATGGCTTGGCAAGCAATTGTTTCTTCACCAGAAGTGGCAAAGGAGAACAAGCATCAGATAGTAGAGACAGAGCATTTGATGAAGGCTCTGCTGGAGCAGAAGAATGGACTTGCTCGCAGAATCTTCTCGAAGGCTGGGGTTGATAATACCCGTCTCCTTGATGCCACTGACAAGTTCATTCAACGTCAGCCTAAG GTTATTGGTGAATCAGCTGGTTCAATGTTAGGACGGGACTTAGAAAGCTTGATTCAGCGGGCCAGGGAGTACAAGAAAGAGTATGGTGATTCCTTTGTGTCAGTTGAGCACTTGGTTCTTGCCTTTGCACAAGATCAACGTTTTGGGAAGCAACTGTTTAAGGATTTTCAAATCTCCCAGAAAGCCTTAAAATCTGCAATCGAGGCCATAAGAGGACGCCAACAAGTCATTGATCAAG ATCCTGAAGGGAAGTATGAAGCACTTGAGAAATATGGAAAAGATTTGACAGCCATGGCAAAAGCAGGAAAGCTTGACCCAGTAATAGGAAGAGATGATGAAATACGGAGGTGCATCCAGATTCTCTCCAGGAGAACAAAGAACAATCCTGTGCTAATTGGTGAGCCAGGTGTTGGAAAAACTGCAATTTCTGAAGG GCTTGCTCAGAGAATCGTGCAAGGGGATGTGCCTCAAGCTTTGATGAATCGTAAG CTTATATCTCTTGACATGGGTGCACTCATAGCTGGGGCAAAATTTCGAGGGGAATTTGAGGATAGGCTGAAGGCTGTACTCAAGGAAGTAACAGAATCAGATGGCCAGACTATCCTTTTTATTGACGAGATCCACACAGTTGTTGGAGCAG GTGCTACAAATGGTGCAATGGATGCGGGCAATCTACTGAAACCAATGCTTGGTCGTGGAGAGTTGCGATGTATTGGTGCAACAACACTGGATGAGTATCGGAAATATATTGAGAAAGATCCAGCATTGGAACGTCGTTTCCAGCAAGTTTATGTGGATCAACCTACAGTGGAAGATACAATTTCCATACTTCGTGGGTTGCGGGAAAGATATGAACTGCATCATGGTGTCCGCATCTCTGACAGTGCACTTGTGGAGGCGGCAATTCTGTCTGATCGTTACATCAGTGGTCGCTTTTTACCTGACAAAG CTATTGACCTAGTTGATGAAGCAGCTGCTAAACTGAAGatggaaattacatcaaaaccCACTGCACTTGATGAGATCAACCGTTCTGTACTGAAGCTGGAGATGGAAAGGCTGTCTCTTACAAATGATACAGATAAAGCTTCAAAAGATAGGTTGAGTCGCCTTGAGGCTGAGCTGTCTCTGTTAAAAGAGAAACAAGCAGAGCTGAGTGAGCAATGGGAGCATGAAAAATCAGTTATGACACGCCTTCAGTCAATCAAAGAAGAG ATTGACAGGGTGAATCTTGAGATTCAGCAGGCTGAGCGGGAGTATGACCTTAATCGTGCTGCTGAACTCAAGTATGGGAGCCTGAACTCTTTGCAGCGTCAACTTGAAAATGCGGAAAAAGAGTTGGATGAGTATATGAAATCTGGGAAATCCATGCTAAGAGAAGAGGTTACAGGGAATGATATTGCTGAAATTGTCAGTAAATGGACTGGTATCCCTGTTTCCAAGCTACAACAATCAGAGAGGGAGAAACTATTACATTTGGAAGAAGAGCTACATAAACGTGTCGTTGGTCAAGATCCTGCAGTGAGATCAGTAGCTGAGGCCATCCAGCGGTCCCGAGCAGGTCTCTCTGATCCTCACCGCCCAATTGCTAGTTTCATGTTCATGGGTCCTACAGGTGTTGGGAAGACAGAGCTAGCCAAGGCCCTTGCTTCCTACATGTTCAACACTGAAGAAGCCCTTGTGCGAATTGATATGAGTGAGTACATGGAAAAACATGCAGTTTCAAGATTGATAGGGGCACCGCCTGGTTATGTTGGTTACGAGGAAGGAGGGCAGTTGACAGAGACAGTCCGCAGGAGGCCATATGCAGTTATTCTGTTTGATGAAATAGAAAAGGCCCATTCAGATGTGTTCAATGTGTTTCTTCAGATTCTGGATGATGGGAGGGTGACTGACTCACAGGGTCGCACTGTGAGCTTTACCAACACTGTCCTCATTATGACTTCAAATGTGGGTTCACAGTACATTCTCAATATGGACAATGAGACCTTACCAAAAGAGACAGCTTATGAAACTATTAAGCAGAGGGTAATGGATGCTGCAAGATCAATTTTCCGTCCTGAGTTCATGAACCGAGTTGATGAGTACATAGTTTTCCAGCCTCTGGACCGTGATCAGATAAGCAGTATTGTCAAGTTACAG TTGGAACGGGTACAATTGAGAATAGCAGACCGGAAGATGAAACTCCAGGTGACTGAAACAGCGATTCAGCTGCTAGGAAGTCTTGGGTATGATCCCAATTATGGTGCTAGGCCAGTCAAGCGGGTGATCCAGcaaaatgttgaaaatgaaCTTGCCAAGGGCATATTAAGGGGTGAGTTTAAGGACGAGGACACAGTGTTGATTGACACAGAGGTCACAGCATTTTCCAATGGCCAGCTTCCCCAGCAAAAGCTAATCCTGAGAAAACTGGAGTCTGATTCAGACACACCAGCTGCAGAAGGCCAAGAAGCTTTTTCACAAACCATCTGA
- the LOC117929975 gene encoding chaperone protein ClpB3, chloroplastic isoform X2, giving the protein MLGRDLESLIQRAREYKKEYGDSFVSVEHLVLAFAQDQRFGKQLFKDFQISQKALKSAIEAIRGRQQVIDQDPEGKYEALEKYGKDLTAMAKAGKLDPVIGRDDEIRRCIQILSRRTKNNPVLIGEPGVGKTAISEGLAQRIVQGDVPQALMNRKLISLDMGALIAGAKFRGEFEDRLKAVLKEVTESDGQTILFIDEIHTVVGAGATNGAMDAGNLLKPMLGRGELRCIGATTLDEYRKYIEKDPALERRFQQVYVDQPTVEDTISILRGLRERYELHHGVRISDSALVEAAILSDRYISGRFLPDKAIDLVDEAAAKLKMEITSKPTALDEINRSVLKLEMERLSLTNDTDKASKDRLSRLEAELSLLKEKQAELSEQWEHEKSVMTRLQSIKEEIDRVNLEIQQAEREYDLNRAAELKYGSLNSLQRQLENAEKELDEYMKSGKSMLREEVTGNDIAEIVSKWTGIPVSKLQQSEREKLLHLEEELHKRVVGQDPAVRSVAEAIQRSRAGLSDPHRPIASFMFMGPTGVGKTELAKALASYMFNTEEALVRIDMSEYMEKHAVSRLIGAPPGYVGYEEGGQLTETVRRRPYAVILFDEIEKAHSDVFNVFLQILDDGRVTDSQGRTVSFTNTVLIMTSNVGSQYILNMDNETLPKETAYETIKQRVMDAARSIFRPEFMNRVDEYIVFQPLDRDQISSIVKLQLERVQLRIADRKMKLQVTETAIQLLGSLGYDPNYGARPVKRVIQQNVENELAKGILRGEFKDEDTVLIDTEVTAFSNGQLPQQKLILRKLESDSDTPAAEGQEAFSQTI; this is encoded by the exons ATGTTAGGACGGGACTTAGAAAGCTTGATTCAGCGGGCCAGGGAGTACAAGAAAGAGTATGGTGATTCCTTTGTGTCAGTTGAGCACTTGGTTCTTGCCTTTGCACAAGATCAACGTTTTGGGAAGCAACTGTTTAAGGATTTTCAAATCTCCCAGAAAGCCTTAAAATCTGCAATCGAGGCCATAAGAGGACGCCAACAAGTCATTGATCAAG ATCCTGAAGGGAAGTATGAAGCACTTGAGAAATATGGAAAAGATTTGACAGCCATGGCAAAAGCAGGAAAGCTTGACCCAGTAATAGGAAGAGATGATGAAATACGGAGGTGCATCCAGATTCTCTCCAGGAGAACAAAGAACAATCCTGTGCTAATTGGTGAGCCAGGTGTTGGAAAAACTGCAATTTCTGAAGG GCTTGCTCAGAGAATCGTGCAAGGGGATGTGCCTCAAGCTTTGATGAATCGTAAG CTTATATCTCTTGACATGGGTGCACTCATAGCTGGGGCAAAATTTCGAGGGGAATTTGAGGATAGGCTGAAGGCTGTACTCAAGGAAGTAACAGAATCAGATGGCCAGACTATCCTTTTTATTGACGAGATCCACACAGTTGTTGGAGCAG GTGCTACAAATGGTGCAATGGATGCGGGCAATCTACTGAAACCAATGCTTGGTCGTGGAGAGTTGCGATGTATTGGTGCAACAACACTGGATGAGTATCGGAAATATATTGAGAAAGATCCAGCATTGGAACGTCGTTTCCAGCAAGTTTATGTGGATCAACCTACAGTGGAAGATACAATTTCCATACTTCGTGGGTTGCGGGAAAGATATGAACTGCATCATGGTGTCCGCATCTCTGACAGTGCACTTGTGGAGGCGGCAATTCTGTCTGATCGTTACATCAGTGGTCGCTTTTTACCTGACAAAG CTATTGACCTAGTTGATGAAGCAGCTGCTAAACTGAAGatggaaattacatcaaaaccCACTGCACTTGATGAGATCAACCGTTCTGTACTGAAGCTGGAGATGGAAAGGCTGTCTCTTACAAATGATACAGATAAAGCTTCAAAAGATAGGTTGAGTCGCCTTGAGGCTGAGCTGTCTCTGTTAAAAGAGAAACAAGCAGAGCTGAGTGAGCAATGGGAGCATGAAAAATCAGTTATGACACGCCTTCAGTCAATCAAAGAAGAG ATTGACAGGGTGAATCTTGAGATTCAGCAGGCTGAGCGGGAGTATGACCTTAATCGTGCTGCTGAACTCAAGTATGGGAGCCTGAACTCTTTGCAGCGTCAACTTGAAAATGCGGAAAAAGAGTTGGATGAGTATATGAAATCTGGGAAATCCATGCTAAGAGAAGAGGTTACAGGGAATGATATTGCTGAAATTGTCAGTAAATGGACTGGTATCCCTGTTTCCAAGCTACAACAATCAGAGAGGGAGAAACTATTACATTTGGAAGAAGAGCTACATAAACGTGTCGTTGGTCAAGATCCTGCAGTGAGATCAGTAGCTGAGGCCATCCAGCGGTCCCGAGCAGGTCTCTCTGATCCTCACCGCCCAATTGCTAGTTTCATGTTCATGGGTCCTACAGGTGTTGGGAAGACAGAGCTAGCCAAGGCCCTTGCTTCCTACATGTTCAACACTGAAGAAGCCCTTGTGCGAATTGATATGAGTGAGTACATGGAAAAACATGCAGTTTCAAGATTGATAGGGGCACCGCCTGGTTATGTTGGTTACGAGGAAGGAGGGCAGTTGACAGAGACAGTCCGCAGGAGGCCATATGCAGTTATTCTGTTTGATGAAATAGAAAAGGCCCATTCAGATGTGTTCAATGTGTTTCTTCAGATTCTGGATGATGGGAGGGTGACTGACTCACAGGGTCGCACTGTGAGCTTTACCAACACTGTCCTCATTATGACTTCAAATGTGGGTTCACAGTACATTCTCAATATGGACAATGAGACCTTACCAAAAGAGACAGCTTATGAAACTATTAAGCAGAGGGTAATGGATGCTGCAAGATCAATTTTCCGTCCTGAGTTCATGAACCGAGTTGATGAGTACATAGTTTTCCAGCCTCTGGACCGTGATCAGATAAGCAGTATTGTCAAGTTACAG TTGGAACGGGTACAATTGAGAATAGCAGACCGGAAGATGAAACTCCAGGTGACTGAAACAGCGATTCAGCTGCTAGGAAGTCTTGGGTATGATCCCAATTATGGTGCTAGGCCAGTCAAGCGGGTGATCCAGcaaaatgttgaaaatgaaCTTGCCAAGGGCATATTAAGGGGTGAGTTTAAGGACGAGGACACAGTGTTGATTGACACAGAGGTCACAGCATTTTCCAATGGCCAGCTTCCCCAGCAAAAGCTAATCCTGAGAAAACTGGAGTCTGATTCAGACACACCAGCTGCAGAAGGCCAAGAAGCTTTTTCACAAACCATCTGA
- the LOC117929976 gene encoding pentatricopeptide repeat-containing protein At3g29290, whose protein sequence is MAEVLRNSLAIIVTSSGFTCQYHSCRPTGGYRIHCSCFPRCLCYNSTIKTSKKQLKGHGVDTISLRENGRSQFEVTGHIMMEMNLLFGSERRDTPRIVSNMVACVQSGLVCEEDEENMLNQRRKEEFDPSYLEQKFPPLGNSEIHKNPDFEHIGVAEPLTISTGISSEFEDKLHFLEERNEQILSKRILMLSRSNKVRSVLELYRTMEFSGLRPSLHACNSLLSCLLRNEMLDDALRVFESMKANESTTGHSYSLVLKAIANIQGYDSALKMFSKLEVECKVKKDFDVIAYTTMISICGKVNNWAQTERIWRSMKENGLVGTIVTYRLLVSVFVRCGQNELAIDAYSEMIQNGLKPGEDAMKAIIGACAKEGKWDLALSVFQSMLNVGLKPNLIACNALINSIGKSGKVKLAFRVYDVMKSLGHTPDVYTWNALLGALYRANRHADALHLFESIREQSSQVNLHLYNTALMSCQKLGLWNRALQLLWQMEASGLSVSSASYNLVIGACEVARKPEIALQVYEHMVQQQCTPDTFTHLSLIRSCTWGSLWAEVEEILNRAGTDVSLYNAAIQGMCLRGKIESAKKLYMRMRKSGLKPDGKTRALMLQNLQKDAIRPSNRRISRPRRY, encoded by the exons ATGGCAGAAGTATTGAGGAATTCACTTGCAATCATCGTCACCTCCAGTGGGTTTACTTGCCAATACCACTCATGTAGACCAACTGGTGGATATAGAATCCATTGCAGTTGTTTTCCGCGTTGCTTGTGTTATAATTCAACTataaaaacaagcaaaaagcAATTGAAAGGGCATGGCGTAGATACGATTTCCTTGAGGGAGAATGGGCGCTCTCAGTTTGAGGTCACTGGACATATAATGATGGAAATGAATTTGTTATTTGGGTCTGAGAGGAGGGATACTCCACGCATTGTCTCAAACATGGTTGCTTGCGTTCAGTCTGGTTTGGTTTGCGAGGAGGATGAGGAAAATATGTTgaatcaaagaagaaaagaagaatttgACCCGAGTTATTTGGAACAGAAATTTCCTCCTTTGGGAAATTCAGAAATTCACAAGAACCCAGATTTTGAACATATAGGTGTTGCAGAGCCATTGACGATTTCAACAGGGATATCCAGTGAGTTTGAAGATAAGTTGCATTTTTTAGAGGAAAGGAATGAACAGATATTATCTAAAAGAATATTGATGCTAAGCAGATCCAACAAGGTCAGAAGTGTACTAGAGTTGTATAGGACCATGGAATTTTCGGGTCTTCGACCCAGTTTACATGCCTGTAATTCTCTTCTTTCTTGCCTCTTGAGGAATGAAATGCTTGATGACGCATTGAGAGTTTTTGAGTCGATGAAGGCAAATGAGAGCACTACCGGGCATAGTTATAGCTTGGTACTTAAAGCAATTGCAAATATTCAGGGCTATGATTCAGCTCTAAAGATGTTCAGCAAATTGGAGGTGGAATGCAAAGTAAagaaggattttgatgtgattgcTTACACCACAATGATATCGATTTGTGGCAAAGTAAATAACTGGGCTCAGACTGAAAGAATATGGAGAAGTATGAAGGAAAATGGTCTTGTTGGAACAATTGTAACTTATCGTCTATTAGTTAGCGTTTTTGTTCGTTGTGGGCAGAATGAACTAGCCATTGATGCTTACAGTGAGATGATTCAAAATGGATTAAAACCAGGTGAAGATGCAATGAAAGCTATTATTGGTGCATGCGCAAAGGAAGGGAAATGGGACTTGGCATTAAGTGTTTTTCAAAGTATGTTGAATGTTGGTTTGAAGCCGAATCTTATAGCATGCAATGCATTGATTAACTCAATTGGGAAATCCGGGAAGGTCAAGCTGGCATTCAGGGTTTATGATGTTATGAAATCTTTGGGTCATACACCTGATGTTTACACATGGAATGCACTGCTTGGTGCCTTATACAGGGCAAATCGACATGCAGATGCACTTCATCTCTTTGAGAGCATTAGAGAGCAGAGCTCTCAAGTAAATTTACATTTGTACAACACTGCTTTAATGTCCTGCCAGAAGCTTGGGTTATGGAATAGAGCTCTACAACTTTTATGGCAGATGGAAGCTTCGGGACTGTCAGTTTCATCTGCATCATATAATCTTGTTATTGGTGCTTGTGAGGTTGCAAGGAAACCAGAAATTGCATTGCAGGTTTATGAGCACATGGTTCAACAACAGTGCACTCCAGACACATTCACCCATTTGTCTCTAATAAGAAGTTGTACTTGGGGATCGCTTTGGGCTGAAGTGGAGGAAATTCTAAAT AGGGCTGGAACAGATGTTTCTCTCTATAATGCTGCTATACAGGGGATGTGTTTAAGAGGCAAGATTGAATCAGCAAAGAAGCTGTACATGAGAATGCGCAAGAGCGGCCTTAAACCTGATGGGAAAACTCGGGCATTGATGCTTCAGAACTTACAGAAAGATGCAATTAGGCCAAGTAACAGGCGGATTTCTCGTCCCAGAAGATATTGA
- the LOC117929978 gene encoding uncharacterized protein LOC117929978 isoform X1 produces MEEGEERKEGVVREGVASIALLPCGSLSGHFVQLPHSICFGLHGTELACERECSRGEDYRLIKLTITDFSSKREQTVIVECRGHDAARFHSIDRAHGWEMDVVGMVEQKHGKNKIVVSFECETLKADKAAEDHIRQFMPKLAGLDAVVNIGRMSITGLDLEAAETDDTETAN; encoded by the exons ATGG aagaaggagaagaaagaaaggaagggGTGGTGAGGGAAGGAGTAGCATCAATAGCACTGTTGCCATGTGGGTCCCTTTCAGGCCACTTCGTCCAACTTCCCCATTCCATCTGCTTTGGCCTTCATGGCACTG AGTTGGCATGTGAAAGAGAATGCAGCAGGGGCGAGGATTACCGCTTGATCAAGCTCACAATCACAGACTTTAGT agtAAGAGAGAACAAACTGTCATAGTAGAGTGCAGAGGCCATGATGCTGCTCGGTTCCACAGCATCGATCGTGCTCATGG GTGGGAGATGGATGTTGTGGGTATGGTTGAGCAGAAGCATGGGAAGAACAAGATTGTGGTTTCTTTTGAGTGTGAGACACTGAAAGCTGATAAAGCAGCAGAAGACCATATTAGACAGTTCATGCCAAAATTAGCAGGGCTAGATGCTGTTG TTAACATTGGGCGGATGAGCATCACAGGATTGGACTTGGAAGCAGCGGAGACAGATGACACGGAGACTGCAAATTAG
- the LOC117929977 gene encoding EID1-like F-box protein 2 yields MILTKQYRCIHSASCACTKGHLSEDVIFLVFQQLNWNPKLIATLSCTCKWFDDLAKRVLWKEFCRARAPKMMLDLQSSGSHSVDGNWRALGKLLIYCSGCTKGGLFNSIQIPGHFVYRTRFSRTSGKSFLLPQCRTDVLYVSDPCEHLDQGEEGDVGFFRGVFKSFSMSKVRKMLIKKGAQLHPTEVCPYCKAKLWSMLQAKMIPQSASCRLGAYEDCIEYYVCLNGHMLGICTLLPLSDSEEASE; encoded by the coding sequence ATGATTTTAACAAAGCAGTATCGTTGCATACACTCAGCAAGTTGTGCATGCACAAAAGGGCATCTGAGTGAAGATGTGATTTTCCTGGTTTTTCAACAACTTAACTGGAACCCTAAGTTGATTGCCACTCTGTCTTGCACATGCAAATGGTTTGATGACCTTGCTAAGAGAGTACTTTGGAAGGAGTTTTGTCGGGCAAGAGCACCAAAGATGATGCTTGATCTACAATCTAGTGGGAGTCACAGTGTTGATGGGAACTGGAGAGCACTTGGGAAGCTGCTTATCTACTGTTCAGGGTGTACCAAGGGTGGCTTGTTTAATAGCATTCAAATCCCCGGTCACTTTGTTTACCGAACACGGTTCTCTAGGACATCAGGGAAGAGTTTTCTTTTACCTCAATGCCGAACAGATGTCTTATATGTGTCTGACCCTTGTGAGCATCTTGACCAAGGGGAGGAGGGGGATGTGGGGTTCTTCCGGGGGGTTTTCAAGTCATTTTCTATGTCAAAGGTTCGAAAGATGCTGATCAAAAAGGGTGCCCAGCTTCATCCAACAGAGGTGTGTCCTTACTGTAAGGCAAAGCTGTGGAGCATGCTTCAGGCTAAAATGATACCGCAGAGTGCCAGCTGCAGATTGGGCGCTTATGAGGATTGCATTGAGTACTATGTGTGCCTCAACGGACATATGCTGGGGATCTGCACTCTCTTACCTTTATCAGACTCGGAAGAGGCATCTGAGTAG
- the LOC117931184 gene encoding muscle M-line assembly protein unc-89-like codes for MAEKSIDMPMSPEMTKPGGGNIRRNSTGTPFFLSSGEKPVPHYLRASIGSCHDFCKYGRKHAFEAKARSPIRKINITSQPPDAKNPVDKVVQAERKRATMVKLKPSPNSKAGFPQSTKIIKLEVSSPSKKVEVSLKHASANARGITDVSSTMNKVEASSKRAPPNARGITQNAKHTTPVKLKPMAVKPLPSPDPLKGSSGRRNSDINIGPKTGTSKVLVSPAARLSPKHSVDVASLDARKNRSLDVVSPLKNQNRIRKAEPQQPKNNKIQEKTLRTTLFRKPSINRVTSLNARKYKNLKVVSPLKNLNRTRKAEIQPPDDGKVIEKTLYVVMTDTDNKTLGSAPDGSPTFKLSPSPSLSPAESSSQPTSPSLSSQEEEDQGESEYTISDADDFILEDNESGNMNEAENPDGEYKRRPQKAGLVHSEDEECSAVKLNFRKGKVLDLHSENKGPRRLRFRRGKLLGENQNGKNDAGRRSFKRRGVDGDTNGTKDESEKVVLRHQDVQGKKDAQGLLNNVIEETASKLVETRKSKVKALVGAFETVISLQETKPSTNTVA; via the coding sequence ATGGCTGAGAAGAGTATCGATATGCCAATGAGCCCAGAGATGACTAAGCCAGGAGGAGGAAATATAAGAAGAAACTCTACAGGAACACCATTTTTTTTGAGCAGTGGGGAAAAACCTGTCCCTCATTATCTCAGAGCTTCTATTGGCTCCTGCCATGATTTCTGTAAATATGGGAGAAAACATGCATTTGAAGCAAAAGCAAGGAGTCCTATACgcaaaataaatataacatcACAACCACCTGATGCTAAAAATCCAGTGGACAAGGTAGTTCAGGCAGAGAGGAAAAGGGCAACCATGGTTAAACTCAAGCCTTCACCTAATTCCAAAGCTGGTTTTCCTCAAAGCACCAAAATCATCAAGTTGGAAGTTTCATCACCTTCAAAGAAAGTAGAAGTCTCTTTGAAACATGCTTCAGCAAATGCTAGAGGAATAACTGATGTCTCATCAACTATGAATAAAGTAGAAGCCTCTTCAAAACGAGCTCCACCGAATGCTAGAGGAATAACTCAGAATGCAAAACATACAACTCCTGTGAAGCTGAAACCTATGGCAGTGAAGCCATTACCTTCACCTGACCCTTTAAAAGGTTCAAGTGGGAGAAGAAACAGTGACATCAATATAGGCCCAAAGACAGGGACCTCCAAAGTGCTGGTGTCCCCGGCAGCTAGGTTGTCCCCCAAACATTCTGTTGATGTTGCAAGTTTAGATGCAAGAAAAAACAGGAGTTTGGATGTTGTTTCTCCTTTGAAGAATCAGAACAGGATCAGAAAAGCTGAGCCCCAGCAACCAAAAAACAATAAGATCCAGGAGAAAACCTTGAGAACTACATTATTCCGCAAACCTTCTATCAATCGAGTTACAAGCTTAAATGCAAGAAAGTACAAGAACCTGAAAGTTGTTTCTCCACTGAAGAATCTGAACAGAACCAGAAAAGCAGAAATCCAGCCACCAGATGATGGCAAAGTCATAGAAAAAACCTTGTATGTTGTCATGACGGATACTGACAACAAAACCTTGGGCTCAGCTCCAGATGGAAGCCCTACTTTTAAATTGTCTCCATCTCCATCATTGTCGCCAGCAGAGTCTTCATCCCAACCAACTTCTCCATCTTTGTCATCCCAGGAAGAAGAAGATCAAGGGGAGTCTGAGTATACTATTAGTGATGCTGATGATTTCATCTTGGAAGACAATGAATCTGGAAACATGAATGAAGCTGAAAATCCTGATGGGGAATACAAAAGAAGGCCACAGAAGGCTGGGTTGGTTCATTCTGAAGATGAAGAATGCTCAGCTGTGAAGCTAAATTTCAGGAAGGGAAAAGTGCTTGACCTTCATTCTGAAAACAAAGGTCCAAGGAGGCTCAGATTTAGGCGAGGGAAACTGTTAGGGGAGAACCAGAATGGCAAGAATGATGCTGGGAGAAGAAGCTTTAAGAGGAGAGGAGTGGATGGTGATACAAATGGTACTAAGGATGAATCTGAAAAAGTTGTTTTGAGACATCAAGATGTGCAGGGAAAGAAAGATGCGCAGGGTCTGCTCAATAATGTAATTGAAGAAACAGCGAGTAAGCTTGTGGAAACCAGGAAGAGTAAGGTTAAGGCCTTGGTGGGTGCTTTTGAAACAGTAATCTCCCTTCAAGAGACTAAGCCCTCTACAAATACTGTCGCTTAA